One Natrinema halophilum genomic window carries:
- a CDS encoding proteasome assembly chaperone family protein, translating to MAEIRQQGQEAELDDPTLIEGFPGVGLVGKIAADHLVEQLDMRYYASVHCDGLAQIGVYRGGDRTVQPPVRIYVSEADDLLVLQSDAPIASQAVESVAGCLSDWIVDRATTPIYLSGLPAERSEDDRPDIYGIATGDGGELLESADVPIPPEDGVITGPTGALINRAARENEDCLGLVVQCDPQFPDPKAASVLLEDGIGPIADLEIDVQDLVDRAEEIRSKRQQLAQQMQAIGKDQSSQAQPLRMYQ from the coding sequence ATGGCAGAGATTCGCCAGCAGGGACAGGAAGCGGAGCTCGATGACCCCACGCTAATCGAGGGTTTTCCGGGCGTCGGTCTCGTCGGGAAAATCGCAGCCGATCATCTCGTCGAACAACTCGACATGCGCTATTACGCGAGCGTCCACTGCGACGGGTTGGCTCAAATAGGTGTCTACCGCGGTGGCGATCGAACCGTGCAGCCACCGGTTCGGATCTACGTCAGCGAGGCCGACGATCTGCTCGTTCTCCAGAGTGACGCACCGATCGCCTCGCAGGCCGTCGAGAGTGTCGCAGGATGTCTGAGCGACTGGATCGTCGATCGAGCGACGACGCCGATCTACCTGAGCGGCCTCCCCGCCGAGCGCAGCGAGGACGACCGACCGGACATCTACGGCATCGCGACCGGCGACGGAGGCGAGTTGCTCGAGTCAGCCGACGTACCGATACCGCCGGAGGACGGCGTCATAACCGGGCCGACAGGCGCGCTTATAAACCGCGCAGCGCGGGAGAACGAGGACTGTCTCGGCCTCGTCGTCCAATGTGATCCCCAGTTTCCCGATCCGAAGGCCGCGAGCGTCCTGCTCGAGGACGGCATCGGTCCGATCGCCGACCTCGAGATAGACGTCCAGGATCTCGTCGACCGCGCCGAGGAGATTCGGTCGAAGCGACAGCAATTGGCTCAGCAAATGCAGGCGATCGGCAAGGATCAGAGCTCGCAGGCTCAGCCGCTACGGATGTACCAGTAA
- a CDS encoding amidase — MSCRTELPRLSASELGARIRDRDVTVTNVIDAHLERIDERDDEINAFVTVCKDEAREAAAEADRALEADEDVGPLHGVPLALKDLGAEKEGVRHTYGSALFEEYVSQRTAAVVERLEAAGAIVIGKTNTPELGHKGTTDNEVIGPTASPIDPTLNAGGSSGGSAAALSAGMAPIATGSDAGGSLRIPAAACGVYGFKPTFGLVPDDGRPSAFGRELQHTTKGPMTRSVADAALLLSVMGGPHSADPNSVPVDIEYTAALDRPIDEFRIAYSPDFDAFPIDDEVRAVVDDAVDAFADAGATVETVTVDHGYSMTDLSEAAMPTYTTSVLESTTVMEQAHGVEFRDRSDEVSDSLLAMLHVSGEYGPADVARSGVVRTGVYDAVEDVLGDYDLLVTPTLSRADVRLHEDIGAEAWEWPLTWPFNWTGHPVASAPAGVTERGHPVGLQLVGRRFGDDDILAASAAFERERPWDYLYE, encoded by the coding sequence ATGTCATGCAGAACGGAACTTCCGCGGCTTTCCGCGTCTGAACTCGGCGCTCGAATCCGAGACCGGGATGTGACGGTCACCAACGTCATCGATGCCCACCTCGAGCGAATCGACGAACGGGACGACGAAATCAACGCCTTCGTCACGGTCTGTAAGGACGAGGCACGTGAGGCCGCTGCCGAGGCCGATCGTGCACTCGAAGCGGACGAGGACGTCGGGCCGCTCCACGGCGTCCCGCTGGCGCTGAAAGACCTCGGCGCGGAAAAAGAGGGCGTCCGACACACGTACGGCTCGGCGCTGTTCGAAGAGTACGTCTCCCAACGGACGGCTGCGGTCGTCGAGCGTCTCGAGGCAGCCGGTGCGATCGTAATCGGGAAGACGAACACGCCGGAGTTGGGTCACAAAGGCACGACCGACAACGAAGTGATAGGCCCAACGGCGTCACCCATCGACCCCACGCTGAACGCGGGTGGGTCCTCCGGCGGTTCGGCGGCGGCGCTTTCCGCCGGCATGGCGCCGATCGCGACGGGAAGCGATGCCGGCGGTTCGCTTCGCATTCCGGCCGCAGCCTGCGGCGTCTACGGGTTCAAGCCGACGTTCGGCCTGGTGCCCGACGACGGCCGACCGAGCGCGTTCGGCCGGGAGCTGCAACACACGACGAAGGGGCCGATGACCCGCAGCGTCGCCGATGCCGCCTTGCTACTATCGGTGATGGGCGGGCCGCACTCGGCAGACCCAAACAGCGTTCCCGTCGACATCGAGTACACCGCCGCACTCGATCGACCGATCGACGAGTTTCGCATCGCGTACAGTCCCGACTTCGACGCGTTTCCGATCGACGACGAAGTGCGTGCGGTCGTCGACGACGCGGTCGACGCGTTCGCGGACGCGGGTGCGACAGTCGAGACGGTGACCGTCGACCACGGCTACTCGATGACGGATCTGAGCGAAGCGGCGATGCCGACGTACACGACGTCCGTCCTCGAAAGTACGACGGTAATGGAGCAGGCCCACGGCGTCGAGTTCCGGGATCGTTCCGACGAGGTCTCAGACAGTCTGCTTGCGATGCTCCACGTCAGCGGGGAGTACGGTCCCGCGGACGTCGCCCGATCCGGCGTCGTTCGAACCGGCGTCTACGACGCCGTCGAAGACGTACTGGGGGACTACGACCTGCTTGTCACGCCGACGCTTTCACGGGCCGACGTCAGACTCCACGAGGACATCGGCGCGGAGGCCTGGGAGTGGCCGTTGACGTGGCCGTTCAACTGGACCGGCCATCCGGTCGCGTCCGCGCCCGCCGGGGTGACGGAACGCGGCCATCCTGTCGGCCTGCAACTCGTCGGTCGGCGATTCGGTGACGATGATATCCTCGCGGCGAGCGCCGCGTTCGAACGGGAACGGCCCTGGGACTACCTCTACGAGTAG
- a CDS encoding aldo/keto reductase has protein sequence MEPEHADSIAPGTCPTASGMPMLGLGTWQNDDADQCAESVRTALEAGYRHIDTAQFYRNEEAVGDGLAAAGVDREDVFLATKIWIANLSSDDVLETTRDSLDRLGVDYLDLLYVHWPARTYDAEETLSAFTELHDEGLIENVGVSNFQPEQLETAVDVCDTPIFANQVELHPLLPQESVRNACDDYDVEVVGYSPLARGRVIEQPEIQTIAEKHDATEVQVSLAWARQKGVTTIPKATSANHIVDNWESLTVELDREDINRIDAINKTSRQVDPDFAPWN, from the coding sequence ATGGAACCCGAACACGCCGACTCGATCGCTCCGGGGACGTGTCCAACCGCTAGCGGTATGCCGATGCTCGGTCTCGGCACCTGGCAAAACGACGACGCGGATCAGTGTGCCGAGAGCGTACGAACGGCACTCGAGGCGGGCTACCGTCATATCGACACCGCCCAGTTCTACCGGAACGAGGAGGCTGTCGGCGACGGCCTCGCGGCCGCTGGCGTCGACCGCGAGGACGTCTTTCTCGCGACCAAGATCTGGATCGCGAACCTGTCCTCCGACGACGTCCTCGAAACGACTCGAGACAGTCTCGATCGGCTCGGTGTCGATTACCTCGACCTGCTGTACGTCCACTGGCCAGCCCGAACGTACGACGCTGAAGAGACACTATCTGCGTTCACCGAACTCCACGACGAGGGGCTGATCGAGAACGTCGGCGTCAGCAATTTCCAGCCCGAACAGCTCGAGACCGCCGTCGACGTTTGTGATACGCCAATTTTCGCAAACCAGGTCGAGCTACACCCGCTGCTCCCACAGGAGTCGGTCCGTAACGCCTGCGACGACTACGACGTCGAAGTCGTCGGCTACTCGCCGCTTGCGCGTGGCCGGGTCATCGAACAGCCCGAGATACAGACGATCGCGGAGAAGCACGACGCCACCGAGGTGCAAGTCAGCCTCGCCTGGGCCCGTCAAAAGGGCGTCACCACGATCCCGAAAGCGACGAGTGCGAATCATATTGTCGACAACTGGGAGTCGCTCACCGTAGAACTCGATAGAGAGGACATCAATAGAATCGACGCCATAAATAAAACGAGCCGACAGGTAGACCCAGATTTCGCCCCCTGGAACTGA